The nucleotide sequence CGTGCTGTCGTTGGAGCTGAGTGCATAGATCGGCGCTTCGGCGCGCAGCGCCGCTTCCTGGGCGTCGCGCATGATGGCGTGGTCTCCGTTGCTGACACCATCACTGATCAACACGATTATGTTTCGGGTACCGAGCTCAGGCTGTTTACGCAGTTGTTCGCTCGCGAAGACAACGGCGTCGTAGAGCGCCGTATCGCCTTCGACCTTGAGGTTCTGCAGAGCATTCGTCAACTTTTTGAGGTCGTTCGTGAAGCCTTGCTCCAAGTGTGGCTTCTGGTTGAAGCCAACCACCATCGCTTTATCTACCGCTGGTCGAAGAATCTTCTTGAAGAAGGCGTTCGCGGCTTCCTTCTCGAACTTGAAACGGTAATTGACCGAACCGCTGATATCGATCAACAGCACAACGCGCAAGCTCTCCTGTTCGAACGTGTGGATTCGCTCCGGAGGTCGATGGTCATCAAGCACCTCGAAGTCATGCATCGTGAGATTGCTTATAAAGCGGCCCTTGCGGTCCACGACTGTAAAGAGAAGCTGGACCTCGTCGACGCGCTTCTTGTATGTAAACGAATCTTCCGTGAAGGCTTCAGTATTGTTAAGTGCCGCAATGCTCGGCTGTGGCGGGACTTGGCCACGGAGTTCGAGACCAGGCATAACCGTGATCGATATGCAGGCGATCAGGGCAAATCGCAACGTGCGCGTCCAATTCGAAACGGACACAGCATCCTCCAAAAGAGAAATCGGAGGCCCAATGCTGAGATTGGAACCGGCACCCCGCCGGCTCACCCCAAGAGTGGAGAGATTCTAGCTTGATTCAAGGATTGTGGCTAGGTGCTGTCCTGTGAGCTTCGCTGAAGTTTGGCACTACTCGAAGGCTTAGCTTGCGCCGGTGCTGGCGAGTGCATTGTTGGGCGCGGCTGGATACTCGCCTTCCCACTTGGCGACGACCACCGTCGCCAGACAGTTGCCGATCACGTTCACCGTGGTGCGGGCCATGTCCATCAGTTGATCAATTCCCAGCAGAATGAACACGGGCTCGGTTGGAAGGCCGAATGAACCTACTGTTCCGAGCAGGATGATGATCGACGCTCGCGACACGCCGGCGGTGCCCTTGCTTGTCAACATAAGTGTCAGCAGCAAAAGGAGTTGCTGGCCGAAACTCAGGTGAATTCCGGCGACCTGGGCGACGAAGATGGCGCCCAAGGACTGGTACAGGCTGGAGCCATCAAGGTTGAAACTGTAGCCCGTCGGCATGACGAACGCGACGATCTTTCGCGGTACGCCAATTCCTTCCATCGCCTCCATGGCACGTGGAAGAGCCGCCTCCGAACTGCTGGTCCCGAAGGCGATGGAGGCCGGTTCGGCGACCGCCTTCGCGAATTTTCGGATGGGCACCCGGAACCAGAACGCAATCGGCAAAAGCACACCGAAGATGAAGATGATAAGCGCGATGTAGAGAGTCGCAAGCAGCTTGGCGAGATTAACAAGCACGCCTAGGCCAGTGTGACCAACTGTGTAGGCGATGGCAGCGCCTACACCAAAAGGTGCAAACAGCATCACGATGTTCGTGAACTTGAACATCACCTCGGCAAGGCTGTCGGTGAACGCCAGCATCGGACGCCGCTTGTCCTCACGTACCATCGCCAGGCCGATGCCGAAGATGATGGCAAACACCACAACCTGGAGCACCTGTCCTTCGGCAACGGACTTCGCGAGATTCTCCGGGAAGATGTGCAGGATGATTTCCGAAGCGGTGTGTTTAGTGGTTGGTAAAGTTTCGGAGGCGATCTGCGGTAGCTGAACCCCGACCCCAGCTTTACTGATATTGATGGCAGCCAGGCCGATGAACAGGGCAATAGTGGTAACGACTTCGAAATAGATGATCGCCTTAATGCCCATGCGACCGACCTTCTTCAGGTCGGCGTGTCCGGCGATGCCGCTCACGAGCGTTGCGAAGAGAAGAGGCGCAATGATCGTCTTGATCAGCTGGAGGAAAATTTGCGAGAGCACGCGCAGGTTGGTCGCGATACCGGGCCAGTCATGGCCGATTTCCGCGCCCACGAACATGCTGACCACGATCCATGTAGTCAGATTGCGGCGAACTACGCCATACGCAATGAAGGTCGCGAGAAAAACCCAGCGGGCGGCGAACAGGACGGAGTGGGGCAGCGCCAGTAGTCCGAGATACGTTGCGCTCTGCAACAGTCCCGCTAAGGCTAGTGTGGCTAAGGCGGCGAACAGGAGTTGCCGTTTCATGTCACCGTTCTGAAGATGGATTCTAAGAACGCTACCGCAGCAAATCTTCCAACTCGACTCCGCGATCGGTCTTCTCGTCGCGATATTTCACGATCACCGGCGCATACAGCGAAAGCCCCCATTCCTGGCCTTTGCCTTTGGAAACGGCACGCGAGCCGGGAACCACCACCGCACCCTCTGGCACCACCAGGCACTGATCGTGTGAGGAGCGGTAGATTTCACCTTTTATCAGATCGAACAACGGTGTTGACCGTGTAAGAACCGTTCCGGCGCCCAGCACAGCGCGAGCCCGGACCTGCGTGCCTTCGTAGACGCCGCAGTTCCCGCCGATCAGTACGTCATCCTCAATCACGACCGGCGAAGCATTGATCGGCTCGAGCACGCCGCCGACCTGCGCCGCCGCGCTGATATGAACTCGTTTTCCGACTTGCGCGCATGAACCCACAAGCGCGTGCGAATCCACCAGGGTGCCTTCATCCACATACGCCCCCACGTTGATGTACATGGGCGGCATGCAGATCACCGAGGGCGCCACGTAAGCGCCTTCACGTACTGACGACCCGCCGGGGACAATGCGAATCCTGTCTTCGATACGGAACTGGCGAACGGGAAAAGTGTCCTTATCGACAAACGACAGATCTTCGCATCCCATCTCCATCAGTTCGCCGATCCGGAAGCCCAGGAGGATTCCTTGCTTTACCCAGATGTTGACGCGCCATTCGCCGTCCACTTTTTCGGCAGCACGAATTTCGCCTTTGCTCAGGGCGTCGCGGAAGTCTCCAAAGACGCCACGAGCTCCCGAGACGTTACGTGCCTCCGGCCCAAGGGCATACAGCCGTTCGATTCCTGCCTGCAGTGGATGCATTCAGCTCAGTATAAATGCTCCCCTTAACTCTCACCGACAGTTTTTCGCCGGCGGATTCCATCCATCGCCGTAGCAGCTTGCATCCTAAAAACCGTGGATTCCTTATCTCCCATCCTGCGGCGGACTCTTGTCTTGGTGGCCCATCCTGACGACGAGGCAGTTGGTTGCGGTCTGCTGTTGCAGCAGATGACAGACCCGATCGTCATTTTCGCAACGGATGGAGCACCGCGAGCGCAGTTCTTCTGGAGGGACCACGAGTCTAGAGAAAGCTATGCCAGGCTCCGGGCGCAGGAAGCTCGAAGCGCACTTGCTTGCGTGGGTGTTGAGCATTTCCATTTCCTGCATGATGCGAATGTCGTCGCCGACCAGGAACTCTTCCTCAATCTTGAATGTGCCTTTGGGGCATTGGCTCGGGTCATCGAGACCGAACTGCCGGATGCCATCCTCACGCTTGCATACGAAGGTGGCCATCCCGACCACGACGCCTGCAGTTTCCTGGCAGCGGCAGCGGGTGTGAAGTTCGAATTACCGATCTGGGAAATGCCTCTGTATCACCGTAGAAACGGAAGCTTGGAGCGTCAATCGTTTCTAGCGGGAGAAGGCATCCAGGTCCTGGCTACGGCCGACACAGTCGCAAGGAAGCAGGCGATGTTTGCCGAGTATGCGTCGCAGGCGCAGGTTCTTTGCGATTTCGCTTGTGAAACTGAAGTCGTCCGCCCGGCCCCTATCTACGATTTTTCGCGGAACCCGCACGACGGAGAATTGAACTACGAAGCCTGGCAATGGCCGATGCGAGGTGAAGACCTGTGCCGGGCCTTTGAGAAATTCCTGCATCCATCAGAAACAATCGTGAGAAAGCGTGAATGGCGTACCGCAGCCTGAGAAGACCAAGCGATTCCGTGCATCCGCGCCGAATTCTATACGTTGCCTATCCGTTGTTGCCCGTCAGCCACGAAAGCTGCGGCGGCGCCGAGCAGATGTTATCGGTGTTGGAAGATGAGATGGCTCGCCGAGGGCACTACACATCAGTCGCTGCCTGCGCAGGTTCGCAGGCGCGCGGCAGCGTAATGGTGACGGGTGCCGAAACCGTAGAACCGGACCGCTTTTCCACGCGCAATGCCGAACATCACGCCCGCATCCTCGAGTTCTTGAACTCCCCGCAGCATCACGCGCTGCCGTTCGATCTCATCCACGACAAAAGCGGCAGCTTCTGGCCTCGTGCCGCGGAATCCGAAATTCCGGTGCTGGCGACCCTTCATCTGCCTCGGCATTTCTATTCCGAAGAGGTATTCCGCAAAGTCCCAAAGAACGTGATGTTCAACTGCGTCTCTGCTGCACAGTACCGCAGTTTCCAAAATGTTCTGCACGTCATCGGGGTAATCGAGAATGGAATCCATGTTCACCGCTTTCCGTTTATTACCGAGAAACAGGATTACCTGCTTTGGCTGGGAAGAGTCTGCGAGGAGAAAGGACCACACCTCGCGATCGAGGTGGCGCGCCGAACTGGCCTTCCGCTGGTGATGGCGGGGCAGGTGTATCCGTTCTCGTATCACCAGACGTTTTACAACGCGAAGATCAGGCCGCACCTCGCCAGCCTGCATCCGACTATTTCATTCCGGGAGACTCCCACATTCCAGACGAAAGCGCGCCTGCTCAGCCGAGCACGCGCGTTGCTTGTACCCAGCCTGGTGAACGAAACTTCGTCGCTGGTTGCCATGGAAGCCATGGTATGCGGCACTCCGGTCATTGGTTTCCGACGGGGCGCATTGCCGGAAGTGGTAATAGATCGACTGACTGGCTTCATCGTGGACGACGTGGACCAAATGGTGGAAGCGGTCTGGAATGCCGATCAGATCAACGCGCACGCGTGCCGAACGCACGTAGAGTCGAATTATTCGTCGACGCGCATGGCTGCGCAGTATGAAGAGCTTTACGAGCGAATTCTCGCGAGCCGGGAATCGCCGCGAACTCAGGCCGCCTAGACAGCAACCGCCTTCACCAGACCCAAGTCGCTGGCAATCTTCTGGAGTTTCGCCTTCGTTTCTTTCTTCGCGGGAAGCATGGGCAGACGGTAGTTCTCCTCGACCTTGCCCATCATCGCGAGCACGGCTTTCACCGGAATCGGATTCGATTCCAGGAAGTTCGCCTGCATCAACCCAAGATATTTGCGCTGGATACTTCGAGCTCTATCCCAGTCGTTGGCGAGCGCCGCTCGAGTCATCTCGGCCATTTCTTTCGGTATCTCGTTCGATACCACCGAAATGATTCCGACTCCGCCCAGCGAAATCACCGGCAGCGTGACAGCATCATCTCCGGAAAGAACGGCAAAGTCGGACGGCACTGCGCTGCACACTTCGGCAATCTGGGTAATGCTGCCGCTCGCTTCTTTCACGGCGATGATGTTCTTCATCTCCGCTAGACGTGCAAGCGTGGCCACCTCGATGTTCGCTGCCGTGCGTCCGGGAACGTTGTAAAGCACCAGCGGCTTGTCGACAGCTTCGGCGATAGCCTTGAAATGTTGGTACTGACCTTCCTGGGTCGGCTTGTTGTAATACGGCGAGGCGGTCAGGATGGCATCCACGCTCTTCCGCGATGCGACTTCCTTTGCCTTGGAAACCGCTTCTCTTGTGGAGTTTGAAGTCGCGCCGGCAACAATCGGCACTCGGCCATTCACGACTTCAATTGTGACGTCGATGACATGCAGCCACTCGTCATGCGAGAGCGTGGGTGTTTCACCTGTCGTTCCGCAGGGAACGAGGAAGTCAATCTTCGATGCCACCTGCCATTCGACCAGCGCCCGCAGCGCCTTTTCGTCGATCGAACCATCCGCTTTGAACGGAGTTACCAGTGCAGTGCCGCATCCACGCAGTTTCAACATAGCTACCTCAACTCTCGCCAGACGTCCTTAAAGTCGTAAAACCCACGCTTGTCGTGGATCCACTCCGCTGCCTTGACGGCTCCTTCTGCGAAGCCACGCCGCGACTTCGCCGAATGCGAAAGAAGCAGGGAATCGTTCACAGAGTCTAGCCGGATCTCGTGATCACCGACGATGTTGCCTTCACGAACCGATTCGATCTCCAGCACCTTTCCTGAGCCTGCTTTCAGGACATTGTTGATAGCCACTGCCGTGCCGGAAGGCGCGTCTTTCTTCTGGACGTGATGGCGTTCAATCATGTGGCCCTCGTATCCGAGGTTCAGGGCGGGTGCAACGGCGCGTGCTATTTCGAAAAACAGGTTCACGCCTACTGAAAAATTCGCGCCGAAAACGAAGCCGGTCTCGTATTTCTGCACCAGTTTGCGCACATGCTGCATGTGTTCGTACCAGCCTGTGGTTCCCACAACCATCCGGGTACCCACGCGAACGCAGGCTTCGATGTTGCCCAAAACCGCTGAAGGCGCTGTGAAATCGATAGCGACATCGATATTCGAAAGCGCTTCCGGACGCACCGCCGTACCGCCCACGTTTTCGAATTCGTCTACCGCCCTGACGTTATGTCCGCGCTCGCGTGCGATCTCCTCCACGAGCGATCCGGTCTTTCCACGGCCAAGAACGAGTATGTTCATGCGTATGCGAATACTTCAGGATCAGGATCCGCGAAAAAGATATCGTGCAACTGGCGAACCGCACGAGGGACGTCACTCTCTTCAATCACAAAAGTGATGTTAATCTCCGACGCGCCCTGCGAGATCATCCGGATATTAATGTCGGACACCGCACTGAATACTTTCCCGGCAACACCGGGCGTCTCTCGAAGGTTCTCGCCGACCAGGCAAACGATAGCTTTGCGGCCTTCGTATTTTACGTCGCCCAGCTTTTGCAGGTCGGTAGCAATCGCAGGAATCGCCTCGTTCGAGTCCACTGTCAAGGAGACGCTCACCTCCGAAGTCGAAACCACATCGACAGGGCAACGATGCCGGTCGAAGACTTCAAATATTGACCGCAGAAACCCGTGCGCTCCGAGCATGCGTGTCGCCACGATATCAATGATGGTGATCCGCTTCTTGGCTGCGATCGCTTTGAATGGATTGCGACAGTGTGGTGCTCGCGCGGTAATCACCGTGCCTTCGTTCGAAGGGTTACGTGAATTCAATACCAGCACCGGGATGTTCTTCTGCACCGCCGGCAGCAGCGTCGAAGGATGCAGGACCTTCGCTCCGAAATAGGCCAATTCGGCTGCTTCTTCGAAGCCGATGTTTTTGATCCGCAGTGCGCTTGGACACATGTTGGGATCGGTGGTCTTCATGCCGTCGACGTCGGTCCAGATCTCGATGCGTTCTGCGTCAAGTCCGGCACCTACGATAGCGGCGGAAAAGTCCGAACCACCTCGGCCAATCGTCGTCGGAATGCCGTCTTTTGTGGAGCCGATGAACCCGCCCATCACAGGCACAAAGCCCTTGTCGAGGGCGGGTTTGACGATCTCTTTCAGGCGGTCGTTGATCTCATCGAACTGCGGGACAGCTTTGGTGTAGGTATTGTCCGTCACAATCACCTGGCGTGAATCGATGCGAATCGATTTCATGCCCCTGGCTTCGAATCCGGCGGCCACGATCTTCGCATTCACTCGCTCACCGAAGGACAGTACGTTGTCGGTAGTACGAGGTGTAAGTTCACCAACAGCCGAGATGCCGCGGAGCAGATCGTCCAGACCATTGAAGTCGGCTTCGAGTTCGGCGTGAAGACCGGTAAACGTTGCCGTACCAAGCAATTCGCTGACGGCTTGGTAATGACGTTCCCGTGCAGCGAGGGAAAGCCCGAGGGCTTTTTCCTTGTCCCCCGAACCTGCGGCGTTTGACATCGCGACCAGTTGATCGGTGAACTTCGACATCGCGCTCACCACCACCACAGGCCTGTCGGCCAGCCGCGAAGAGACGATCTTCGCAACACGATCAATTGCAGAAGCACTCTCAACGGAGGTTCCGCCGAATTTCATGACGATCATGTGGGCGATGTCCTAGTCGAGGTATCCCTGGCACTTCAGCAGTTCGGCGTTCAGCAACGCAGCGCCCGCTGCACCGCGAATCGTGTTATGCGACAGCACCGTGAACTTCCAATCAAACAATCCGCACGGGCGCAAGCGGCCTACGCTGGTGGCCATGCCGGCACCGCGATCAAGATCGAAGCGCGGCTGCGGACGATCCGGCGATGCATCGTATACCACCGCCTGTTGTGGAGCCGTCGGCAGCTTCTTTTCCTGTGGAATGGCACTGAACTTGTTCCACGTTGCGATGATTTCTTCCGCCGAGGCTGTCTTCGCAAGCTTTACTGAAACCGATTCCGTATGTCCGTCTTCCACCGCCACGCGGTTGCATTGTGCGCTGATGCCGATCGGCGCCGGCTTGAACGAATATCCGTTCACCGAGCCGAGGAGTTTCAGCGTCTCCTCTTCCATCTTCTCTTCTTCATTTTTGATGAAGGGGATCACGTTTCCAATGATGTCGAGCGAAGCCACGCCCGGATAGCCGGCGCCACTCACGGCCTGCATCGTCACAACGAAAACCTTCTCCAGTCCGAAGGCGAGTTGCAAGGGCTTAAGCGCGATAACGAGGCCGATCGCCGAACAATTCGGATTGGTGACGATGAAACCTTTGGAGTCCTTGAACCACTTCTGTCTCTCCAGCACGCGCACGTGATCGGCGTTCACTTCTGGGATCACTAGCGGAACATCCTCCTGCATGCGGAAAGCGCTGGAATTCGAGACCACAGCGCATCCGGCGGAGGCGAAGGCAGGTTCAATCTCGCGCGCAAAAGCCGCATCCAGCGCGGCAAAGATCACCTTGGGAGCGCCTTCAGGGCTAGCGGAGGAAACAGTCATATCCGCCACCTTGGCCGGAATCGCGGTCTTCAATCTCCACTTCGCTGCCTGCGCGTACGGCAAGCCCGCTGAACGATCCGATGCAGCTAACCAGGCGACTTCAAACCACGGGTGGTTCTCGAGCAGTTGGATGAACCGCTGCCCAACCACACCCGTTGCGCCAAGAATTCCAACAGGTATTTTTCTACTGTGAGTTTCCATTTACAGTCCTACAGTTTTGTTCTGGATTCTATCATTCCGGTAATCCCACTTTTTCTTCCATAAGCAAAACTTTCAGGAGCATTCATTGCAGATTTCGAGGAAGGAGTGTGTCCCGAATTAGTGGCGGGTGGGGGAATGCTGTGAATTTAATGATGCGCGACGGAACGCGCTCGTTGCGCTTCTTCAGAACGATGTCCAGTGAAAGGACGTACGCGCACAAAGTATTCATCGAGCAGAACACCGAGTACAGCTGCGGTCGGAACGGCGATCAGCGCACCGATCATTCCGGCCAGGGATCCGCCGATGAACAGAGCAATGATCACCGCCAGCGGCGGAAGGTCAACGCTCATTTTCATGATCTTCGGCACCAGGATCGCATTTTCAATCTGCTGGTACAGGAAGTAGAAACCGACAACTCCCAGGAACTTCGACCATGAATCCAGGGCTGCGATCGAACTGCTCATGACGAAGGACAAGAACGGACCCGCGAACGGAACTATGTTCAGGACTCCTGCCATCACGCCTAGGAAAAGTGCGTACTTCACGTGCATCAACCAGAACGTGATCCCGGCGGAGACTCCGAGGATCAGCATGAGCAATCCTTGGCCTACCAGCCAGTGCCGGATCCGCTGCTCTGCGCGCAACATGGTCGATCGCAAACGCCCACGTTGCGGCTCACTGAAGAAGGACAGGAACCAGTAGAAGAGGCTCTGGCCGTCGAGGATGAAGTACGCCGTCAGGATCATCCAACTGAAGAGCATGAACAATCCAGTTGCAAGGCCCTTGAAAAGGCCAACTGTTCCTCCCGCGGATTCGCTCAGTTGATTGCCCAGTGCATTCGGATCGAACGTCGGCAGAAGCGGGAATCGATGGAGTTTCTCATTGACCTCAGCGATTCTCTGCGGCAGATACGTGGATGCCGACAACAGATCGTTATACATGGGCGGCACAGCAAAGATCAGGAACGACCCGAATCCGACCGTTGCGATCACGATGATGATCAGGATGGCGGTTACGCGATCCGGCCACCAGTGCCCGATGTGAATTTTGCGGATGGCGTCGATCGCCGGGCTCAGCACCACGGCGAATAGCGCACTGACAAAAATCAGCATTAGTACTTCACGCGCGGCCCATGCAAAACCAAGCAGCACCAACAACCCGATGGTGAAAATGATGTCCGACCGGAGCGAGCGCACCTTGGGCGGGGAACTGTGTTGGTCGTAGTCTGGCATGGAATTGTGCGTGATTGTACTCATAGTTCCCAGCGCTTGGAAATAACGAAAGGGAAAGACCGCAAAAAAGAAAAGCCGGATCGAATCCGGCCTCTCGGAACCCCGTTTTGCTAATCGCGGTAGATTTCCGTTCTCTCTGCCTCGATCGCAATTTTCTGGATCTTGTAGCTCTCATCCACCCAGACGATCCAGTCGTTCTCTTCCATGTGGAGATCGAACCTGGAGAGCTCGCGGTCAACACCTTTGATCGCCAATTTTTGCTGGCCTGCGTAGGAGATGGTTACCTGGGATGACATCTGCGCTCGCGGAATGATCACCCCGAATTTAGTGGGCGTGAGCTGACATCCAGCCTCCCCAGGCTTGGGACGGCACTGGCCGGCCAGATACCTCCACAGCAGAAGCTGTCTCTGGCTGAAGAAATAGTCATCCAGGATGAGCGTAGATGTCGGAAGAATGAATGGCTGCTCGGTCGATTTGCCCTGGTTGATTGTCACCTTCTCGATGAGGAACTCATCCTTGGGTTCCACCACTGCCGTTCCCTGGTCCTTTTCGCTCCACTCGTAGCGCTGCAAGTCTCCGGACGGCGACAGCCGCAATTCGGCGTTTTGCGGGTTCTTCGCCTCTTCCAGCTTGAACTCTGACTTCAGCAGGCTGTACTCCGGCGTCTGGGAGATTTCGAACTTTTCGCTCGCCATTCGCTTGCCGTTTACATAAACGCCGAACACCCCGGAATCCACGAGTTTCGCGGCAGATTCATTCTTCTTGGGTTTACCGGCAAAGGCCGAAACAGATAGAAACAAGAGTACGACGACGAGGCTAGTGACTCTCTGGTACTTCGGAAACTTCATCACACCATCCCAACCGCGAAATAACTTCGTTAACGATTTCGCGGACCGCCTTTCCGGCGGTTTGCACACGATGATCTGCCTTCATGTAACCAATTCGCCGCTGTTCATACAATTGGCGAAAATGGTTCTCATCGTGCGCCAGCGGCCGAATCGTTTTCTCCGATCGGCATCGCAACAACAGGGTATCAATTGGCGCGTCAAGAAACACGCACGGAATAGAACAACGGTGAATCACCTCAAGGTTTGCAGGCTGTACGAATGCGCCGCCTCCCAAGGCGATCACCTCAGGCCTATCGGGTGTTTGTTGGAGCAGGTGCGTAAGGCATTCCGTCTCGCGTCGCCGGAATCCCGCCTCGCCTTCTTCGGCGAAGATCTCGGGAATGGTTTTTCCGGACGACTTGACGATCACCTCGTCGAGGTCGACAAAGCGTAGATTGAACCGCAGCGACATTTCTTGGCCGACAGTAGTCTTACCGGCGCCCATGAAGCCCACAAGCAAAACGGCCCGGGGATTTCCCAGGCCGGTCGATGATCTCGTATTGTCGCCGTTAATCAGGTCGCGTCCTGCGCAGTGAGGGATGAAACGGATTCTATCAGCTCGCAGAGCACAACCGCTTCGCTGTCGACGTCAGAACGACGTGTTCAGGAACATTCTCGACAGGAGCGCGGAAATTGCCGGTATCGAAACCCAGGCAATTTTCTTCTCACCGGCGAATCCTAGAAGTCGCCCCCTTGCGCGAGCCGGCTTTACCAAGCCTTCGCGCTCGAGAGAACCTTGGATGTTCTCCCACACGGCTGGACTTGGGTCATGCATCGGCAGAAGCAATTTTGCTTGCTCCGCGATGTAACGCAAGTCGGTGACCAGGTCCGAGCAGACAGCGCATTCCTTCAGGTGCGTTTCTTCCTCGGCGTTTCCCCCGGTTTCGATGATGTACGGCAGAACTTTCTGGAATTCTGCACAGTTCATTGGCTTCCTCTCCCCGATCACTCCACGCGCCGGCTTCATCGTCTTAAGGC is from Terriglobales bacterium and encodes:
- a CDS encoding shikimate kinase, whose product is MGAGKTTVGQEMSLRFNLRFVDLDEVIVKSSGKTIPEIFAEEGEAGFRRRETECLTHLLQQTPDRPEVIALGGGAFVQPANLEVIHRCSIPCVFLDAPIDTLLLRCRSEKTIRPLAHDENHFRQLYEQRRIGYMKADHRVQTAGKAVREIVNEVISRLGWCDEVSEVPESH
- a CDS encoding AI-2E family transporter translates to MSTITHNSMPDYDQHSSPPKVRSLRSDIIFTIGLLVLLGFAWAAREVLMLIFVSALFAVVLSPAIDAIRKIHIGHWWPDRVTAILIIIVIATVGFGSFLIFAVPPMYNDLLSASTYLPQRIAEVNEKLHRFPLLPTFDPNALGNQLSESAGGTVGLFKGLATGLFMLFSWMILTAYFILDGQSLFYWFLSFFSEPQRGRLRSTMLRAEQRIRHWLVGQGLLMLILGVSAGITFWLMHVKYALFLGVMAGVLNIVPFAGPFLSFVMSSSIAALDSWSKFLGVVGFYFLYQQIENAILVPKIMKMSVDLPPLAVIIALFIGGSLAGMIGALIAVPTAAVLGVLLDEYFVRVRPFTGHRSEEAQRARSVAHH